A single genomic interval of Pseudomonas sp. FeN3W harbors:
- a CDS encoding SDR family oxidoreductase, with the protein MKQKIVFITGATSGFGRATARRFAEAGWALVLTGRRSERLEELQSELSAKVPVHIATLDVRHAGAVKEVVEQLPSEFSQIDCLVNNAGLALAPQPAQQVDLADWHTMIDTNITGLVNVTHALLPTLIATGKGASIVNIGSVAGHWPYPGGHVYGATKAFVEQFGYNLRCDLLGTGVRVTDIAPGMAETEFTLVRTKGDQAASDALYRGTTPLTAEDIAEQIFYVATLPEHININRLEVMPTRQAWSPFNINRDK; encoded by the coding sequence ATGAAACAGAAGATTGTATTCATCACCGGCGCCACCTCCGGCTTCGGCCGCGCCACTGCCCGCCGCTTCGCCGAGGCTGGCTGGGCGCTGGTCCTCACCGGGCGGCGCAGCGAGCGCCTGGAAGAGCTGCAGAGCGAGCTGTCGGCGAAGGTGCCGGTACATATCGCCACCCTCGACGTGCGCCATGCCGGCGCGGTGAAGGAGGTGGTCGAGCAGCTGCCCAGCGAGTTCAGCCAGATCGATTGCCTGGTCAACAACGCCGGTCTGGCGCTGGCGCCGCAGCCGGCGCAGCAGGTCGACCTGGCCGACTGGCACACCATGATCGACACCAACATCACCGGCCTGGTCAACGTCACCCACGCGCTGCTGCCGACGCTGATCGCCACCGGCAAGGGCGCCAGCATCGTCAACATCGGCTCGGTGGCCGGCCACTGGCCGTATCCGGGCGGCCACGTCTACGGTGCGACCAAGGCCTTCGTCGAGCAGTTCGGCTACAACCTGCGCTGCGACCTGCTCGGCACCGGCGTGCGCGTCACCGACATCGCCCCGGGCATGGCCGAGACCGAGTTCACCCTGGTCCGCACCAAGGGCGACCAGGCCGCCAGCGACGCGCTGTACCGCGGCACCACGCCGCTGACCGCCGAGGACATCGCCGAGCAAATCTTCTACGTCGCCACCCTGCCGGAGCACATCAACATCAACCGCCTGGAAGTGATGCCGACACGCCAGGCCTGGTCGCCGTTCAACATCAATCGCGACAAGTAA
- the mdcA gene encoding malonate decarboxylase subunit alpha yields MTTTISPPPQWSRRRAEKARRLDQVRSLADGVVLPSERIVEALELLIAPGDRVVLEGNNQKQADFLSRSLAKADPGKLHDLHMIMPSVSRAEHLDLFERQIARKLDFSFAGPQSLRISQLLEDGLLEVGAIHTYIELYSRLLVDLIPNVALVAGFQADRHGNIYTGPSTEDTPALVEPTAFSDGIVIVQVNEIVDELPRVDIPASWVDFVVVADKPFYIEPLFTRDPRHIKPVHVLMAMMAIRGIYEKHNVQSLNHGIGFNTAAIELILPTYGESLGLKGKICRNWTLNPHPTLIPAIETGWVESVHCFGTELGMENYIAQRPDVFFTGRDGSMRSNRMMCQLAGQYAVDLFIGATLQVDGDGHSSTVTRGRLAGFGGAPNMGHDPRGRRHPTPAWLDMAMPGGEAPVTLLERGKKLVVQMVETFQEGGKPTFVEQLDAVDVAKKSGMPLAPIMIYGDDVTHLLTEEGIAYLYKARSLEERQAMIAAVAGVTSIGLRHNPKDTERMRREGLIALPEDLGIRRNDATRELLAAKSIAELVDWSGGLYNPPAKFRSW; encoded by the coding sequence ATGACAACAACAATCTCCCCACCGCCGCAGTGGTCGCGTCGTCGCGCTGAAAAAGCCCGTCGTCTCGATCAGGTGCGCAGCCTCGCCGATGGCGTGGTGCTGCCCAGCGAGCGGATCGTCGAGGCCCTCGAACTCTTGATCGCCCCTGGCGACCGGGTGGTGCTCGAGGGCAACAACCAGAAGCAGGCGGACTTCCTCTCCCGCTCCCTGGCCAAGGCCGACCCCGGCAAGCTGCACGACCTGCACATGATTATGCCGAGCGTCAGCCGCGCCGAGCATCTGGATCTGTTCGAACGGCAGATCGCGCGCAAGCTCGACTTCTCCTTCGCCGGCCCGCAGAGCCTGCGCATCAGCCAACTGCTCGAGGACGGCCTGCTGGAAGTCGGCGCCATCCATACCTACATCGAACTCTACTCGCGCCTGCTGGTGGACCTGATCCCCAATGTCGCGCTGGTGGCCGGCTTCCAGGCCGACCGCCACGGCAACATCTACACCGGCCCCAGTACCGAAGACACCCCGGCGCTGGTCGAGCCGACCGCCTTCTCCGACGGCATCGTCATCGTCCAGGTCAACGAGATCGTCGACGAACTGCCGCGCGTGGACATCCCGGCGAGCTGGGTCGATTTCGTGGTGGTGGCCGACAAGCCGTTCTACATCGAGCCGCTGTTCACCCGCGACCCGCGCCACATCAAGCCGGTGCACGTGCTGATGGCGATGATGGCGATCCGCGGCATCTACGAAAAACACAACGTGCAGTCGCTCAACCACGGCATCGGTTTCAACACCGCCGCGATCGAGCTGATCCTGCCGACCTACGGCGAATCCCTCGGCCTGAAAGGCAAGATCTGCCGCAACTGGACGCTCAACCCGCACCCGACGCTGATCCCGGCGATCGAGACCGGCTGGGTCGAGAGCGTGCACTGCTTCGGCACCGAGCTGGGAATGGAGAACTACATCGCTCAGCGCCCGGATGTGTTCTTCACCGGCCGCGACGGCTCGATGCGTTCGAACCGCATGATGTGCCAGCTGGCCGGGCAGTACGCGGTGGACCTGTTCATCGGCGCCACCCTGCAGGTCGATGGCGACGGCCATTCCTCCACCGTGACCCGCGGGCGCCTGGCCGGTTTCGGCGGTGCGCCGAACATGGGCCACGACCCGCGCGGTCGCCGCCATCCGACCCCGGCCTGGCTGGACATGGCCATGCCCGGCGGCGAAGCCCCGGTGACCCTGCTCGAACGCGGCAAGAAGCTCGTGGTGCAGATGGTCGAGACCTTCCAGGAAGGCGGCAAGCCCACCTTCGTCGAGCAGCTCGATGCGGTGGACGTGGCAAAGAAGAGCGGCATGCCGCTGGCGCCGATCATGATCTACGGCGACGACGTCACCCATCTGCTCACCGAGGAAGGCATCGCCTACCTGTACAAGGCCCGCTCGCTGGAGGAACGCCAGGCGATGATCGCCGCGGTGGCCGGCGTCACCAGCATCGGCCTGCGGCACAACCCGAAGGACACCGAGCGCATGCGCCGCGAAGGGCTGATCGCCCTGCCGGAAGACCTCGGCATCCGCCGCAACGACGCGACCCGCGAGCTGCTGGCGGCCAAGAGCATCGCTGAGCTGGTCGACTGGTCCGGCGGCCTCTACAACCCGCCTGCCAAGTTCAGGAGCTGGTGA
- a CDS encoding triphosphoribosyl-dephospho-CoA synthase: MSALIARQAQPTLAERLADLAVQALIDEADLSPKPGLVDRRGNGAHDDLHLGLMHASAHALWPAFKAMAEAAQEIGEVGQPLRETLGQLGRDGEADMLRVTGGVNTHRGAIWALGLLSAAAALEADAPDARGVAATAAALARLSDPAVPVTSDSHGARVCRAYGVLGAREQAQHGFPAVIEQGLPQLLVSRRGGAGEQNARLDALLAIMTELSDTCVLHRAGLDGLTRMQQGARAVLAAGGCASLAGRRQLRALEGEMLSLRASPGGAADLLAATLFLDRLAPHAPAPTGSN; the protein is encoded by the coding sequence ATGAGCGCACTCATTGCAAGACAGGCGCAGCCGACACTGGCCGAGCGCCTGGCGGATCTGGCGGTGCAGGCGCTGATCGACGAGGCCGACCTGTCGCCCAAGCCAGGGCTGGTGGATCGGCGCGGCAACGGCGCGCACGACGATCTGCATCTGGGTCTGATGCACGCCTCGGCCCATGCGCTGTGGCCGGCGTTCAAGGCGATGGCCGAAGCGGCGCAGGAAATTGGCGAAGTTGGCCAGCCCTTGCGCGAAACCCTCGGCCAACTGGGCCGCGACGGCGAAGCCGACATGCTCCGCGTGACGGGTGGCGTAAATACCCATCGAGGGGCGATCTGGGCGCTGGGGCTGCTCAGTGCGGCGGCGGCGCTGGAAGCCGACGCGCCTGACGCCCGAGGCGTTGCGGCAACGGCCGCGGCTCTGGCCCGTTTGAGCGACCCGGCCGTACCGGTCACTTCCGACAGCCACGGCGCGCGCGTCTGCCGTGCCTATGGTGTGCTCGGTGCGCGGGAGCAGGCGCAGCATGGCTTTCCTGCCGTCATCGAACAGGGCCTGCCGCAGCTGCTGGTAAGTCGCCGCGGCGGGGCCGGCGAGCAGAACGCCCGGCTCGATGCGTTGCTGGCAATCATGACCGAGCTCAGCGACACCTGCGTGCTGCACCGTGCCGGCCTCGACGGCCTGACCCGGATGCAGCAGGGCGCCCGTGCCGTACTGGCTGCCGGCGGTTGCGCCAGCCTCGCCGGGCGCCGCCAGCTGCGCGCACTGGAAGGCGAGATGTTGTCGCTGCGTGCCTCGCCGGGCGGTGCCGCCGACCTGCTGGCCGCCACCTTATTCCTCGACCGCCTGGCGCCGCATGCGCCGGCGCCGACTGGGAGCAACTGA
- a CDS encoding malonate decarboxylase subunit delta — METLSFEFAAGQPARGKALVGVVGSGDLEVLLEPGQAGKLAIQVVTSVNGAEQRWKSLFERMFREQNLPALNIDIHDFGATPGVVRLRLEQGLEEVGHD; from the coding sequence ATGGAAACCCTGTCTTTCGAATTCGCCGCCGGGCAACCCGCCCGCGGCAAGGCCCTGGTCGGCGTGGTCGGCTCGGGCGATCTGGAAGTGCTGCTCGAACCCGGCCAGGCCGGCAAGCTGGCGATCCAGGTGGTCACCTCGGTCAATGGCGCCGAGCAACGCTGGAAGAGCCTGTTCGAGCGGATGTTCCGCGAGCAGAACCTGCCGGCGCTGAACATCGATATTCACGATTTTGGGGCCACGCCCGGCGTAGTGCGTCTGCGTCTGGAGCAGGGACTGGAGGAGGTCGGCCATGACTGA
- a CDS encoding biotin-independent malonate decarboxylase subunit beta — protein MTDVSANTVARLLESRSFVELGARQRARALLDEGSFRELLDPFDRVTSPWLPKQGIVTQADDGVVVAKGTIDGQPAVIAAIEGAFQGGSMGEVGGAKIAGSLELAVEDNRNGIPTRAVLLLETGGVRLQEANLGLAAIAEIQAAIVELRDYQPVIGVVAGSVGCFGGMSIAAGLCSYLVVTREARVGLNGPQVIEQEAGIEEYDSRDRPFIWSLTGGEQRHASGLVDSYVADDSDAIRAELHSLFARGKPEQPRSRRHAWYLQRLADADTRAQLDAAAVRALYQGDAQ, from the coding sequence ATGACTGATGTGTCCGCTAACACCGTGGCCCGTTTACTCGAGTCGCGCAGCTTCGTCGAACTCGGTGCCCGCCAGCGCGCCCGCGCACTGCTGGACGAAGGCAGCTTCCGCGAACTGCTCGATCCGTTCGATCGCGTCACCTCGCCCTGGCTGCCGAAGCAGGGCATCGTCACCCAGGCCGACGACGGCGTGGTGGTGGCCAAGGGCACCATCGACGGCCAGCCGGCGGTAATCGCCGCCATCGAAGGCGCCTTCCAGGGCGGCAGCATGGGCGAGGTCGGCGGCGCGAAGATCGCAGGCAGCCTGGAGCTGGCCGTCGAGGACAACCGCAACGGCATCCCGACCCGCGCCGTGCTCTTGCTGGAAACCGGCGGCGTGCGCCTGCAGGAAGCCAATCTGGGCCTGGCCGCCATCGCCGAGATCCAGGCGGCTATCGTCGAACTGCGCGACTACCAGCCGGTGATCGGCGTGGTCGCCGGTTCCGTCGGCTGCTTCGGCGGTATGTCCATCGCCGCCGGGCTATGCAGTTATCTGGTCGTCACCCGTGAGGCCCGCGTCGGCCTCAACGGCCCGCAGGTGATCGAGCAGGAAGCCGGCATCGAGGAATACGACTCGCGCGACCGTCCGTTCATCTGGAGCCTGACCGGCGGCGAGCAGCGCCATGCCAGCGGCCTGGTGGACAGCTACGTCGCCGACGACAGCGACGCGATCCGCGCCGAACTGCACAGCCTGTTCGCCCGGGGCAAGCCGGAACAACCGCGCAGCCGCCGCCACGCCTGGTACCTGCAGCGTCTGGCCGACGCCGACACCCGCGCGCAGCTCGATGCCGCCGCTGTGCGTGCCCTCTACCAAGGAGATGCCCAATGA
- the mdcE gene encoding biotin-independent malonate decarboxylase subunit gamma: MSRGLNWLQALAGGQVLAGYPASVKVVDGTLGERAARYIAVVPDAENPFPRARNGEVGLLEGWALGQAVDEVIESDRDKAEKRVLVAVVDVPSQAYGRREEALGIHQALAGAVDGYARARLAGHPVIALLVGKAMSGAFLAHGYQAQRIIALRDPGVMVHAMGKAAAARITLRSVEELEALAESVPPMAYDIDNYATLGLLWETLSVDSIEQPSADDLARVRDCLNKAVADIGDSSDLRGRLGAPNREASSRVRELLRAQW, translated from the coding sequence ATGAGCCGTGGATTGAACTGGTTGCAAGCCCTGGCCGGCGGTCAGGTACTGGCGGGCTATCCGGCCTCGGTGAAGGTGGTCGACGGCACGCTCGGTGAGCGCGCCGCCCGCTATATCGCCGTGGTGCCAGACGCCGAGAATCCCTTCCCGCGCGCGCGCAATGGCGAGGTCGGCCTGCTCGAAGGCTGGGCCCTGGGCCAGGCCGTGGACGAGGTGATCGAGTCCGATCGCGACAAGGCGGAGAAGCGCGTGCTGGTCGCCGTGGTCGACGTGCCGAGCCAGGCCTATGGCCGCCGCGAGGAAGCCCTCGGCATTCATCAGGCCCTCGCCGGCGCGGTGGACGGCTATGCCCGTGCGCGGCTGGCCGGGCACCCGGTGATCGCGCTGCTGGTGGGCAAGGCCATGTCCGGCGCCTTTCTCGCTCATGGCTATCAGGCCCAGCGGATCATCGCACTGCGCGATCCGGGCGTGATGGTGCACGCCATGGGCAAGGCCGCCGCGGCGCGCATCACCCTGCGCAGCGTCGAGGAGCTCGAAGCCCTGGCCGAATCGGTGCCGCCAATGGCTTACGACATCGACAACTACGCGACCCTCGGCCTGCTCTGGGAAACCCTCTCGGTGGACAGCATCGAGCAGCCCTCGGCGGATGATCTGGCGCGTGTGCGCGACTGCCTGAACAAGGCTGTGGCGGACATTGGCGACAGCAGCGACCTGCGCGGCCGTCTGGGCGCGCCGAACCGCGAGGCGTCATCGCGGGTACGCGAGCTGTTGCGCGCGCAGTGGTAA
- a CDS encoding malonate decarboxylase holo-ACP synthase — MYQPEDLLPHDLLWGMRPEQLPVDAPAWAVAVLAAGQPVVVRRARVASGLVAVGLRGATRDQRLAALMPVEVIAHRLAPEDLLGRQASEDLPVFRVLAELRPLLDALGHVWGVTGSAGFQLATGLPTAHPDSDLDLLLRTERPLPRSEARPLLQLLEGSACRVDLQLETPLGGLALREWAGTSSRVLVKTADGPRLVDDPWHAEQAA; from the coding sequence ATGTACCAGCCTGAAGATCTGCTGCCCCACGACCTGCTCTGGGGCATGCGCCCCGAGCAGTTGCCGGTCGATGCTCCGGCCTGGGCGGTCGCCGTGCTCGCGGCTGGCCAGCCGGTGGTGGTGCGACGTGCGCGCGTGGCCTCTGGCCTGGTCGCGGTCGGCTTGCGTGGTGCGACGCGTGATCAACGCCTGGCCGCGCTGATGCCGGTCGAGGTGATCGCTCATCGGCTCGCGCCGGAAGATTTGCTCGGTCGTCAGGCCAGCGAAGATCTTCCGGTATTCCGTGTGCTGGCCGAGCTTCGCCCGTTGCTCGACGCGCTGGGCCACGTTTGGGGCGTCACCGGCTCGGCCGGTTTTCAGCTGGCCACCGGGCTGCCGACGGCGCATCCGGACAGCGATCTCGATCTGCTCCTCAGAACCGAGCGCCCGCTGCCACGCAGCGAGGCGCGCCCGTTACTGCAGCTGCTGGAGGGCAGCGCCTGCCGTGTCGATCTGCAACTGGAAACGCCGCTGGGTGGCCTGGCGCTGCGCGAGTGGGCTGGCACGTCCTCGCGGGTGCTGGTCAAGACGGCGGATGGCCCCCGGCTGGTTGACGATCCCTGGCATGCGGAGCAGGCGGCATGA
- the mdcH gene encoding malonate decarboxylase subunit epsilon, giving the protein MSSLFAFPGQGAQKPGMLQRLPDAPEVAATLAEASAVLGEDVLALDSAEALASTRAVQLCLLVAGVAGARLLMRRGQRPDYVAGLSIGAYAAAVVAESLDFADALRLVALRGELMQQAYPEGYGMTAILGLSLGTVESLLAEAEGPVHLGNINADNQLVIAGSDTAMAAVAARAKALGASCARRLAMSVPSHCALLEQPARQLAEAFAAVSLRAPRIRYLSGTLARPLFYAERLRDDLAFNMCRVVDWHGTLRTAYERGVRLHIELPPGQVLTGLARRVFEQGTLVAFDGARLDTLDALLRQEGSQSR; this is encoded by the coding sequence ATGAGCAGCCTGTTCGCCTTTCCCGGCCAGGGTGCGCAGAAGCCCGGCATGCTGCAGCGCCTGCCGGATGCACCGGAAGTTGCGGCAACCCTGGCCGAGGCCAGCGCGGTACTTGGCGAGGACGTGCTGGCGCTGGATTCGGCCGAGGCGCTGGCCTCGACCCGCGCCGTGCAGCTCTGCCTGCTGGTCGCCGGGGTCGCCGGGGCGCGCCTGCTGATGCGTCGCGGCCAGCGGCCGGACTACGTCGCCGGGCTGTCCATCGGCGCCTACGCCGCGGCGGTAGTCGCCGAGTCGCTGGATTTCGCCGACGCGCTGCGTCTGGTCGCCCTGCGCGGCGAGCTGATGCAGCAGGCCTACCCCGAGGGTTACGGCATGACCGCCATCCTCGGCCTGTCGCTGGGCACGGTCGAGTCGCTACTGGCCGAAGCCGAGGGGCCGGTGCATCTGGGCAATATCAACGCCGACAACCAGCTCGTCATCGCCGGCAGCGATACCGCCATGGCCGCGGTCGCCGCCCGCGCCAAGGCCCTCGGTGCCTCCTGTGCGCGGCGTCTGGCGATGAGCGTGCCGTCGCATTGCGCGTTGCTCGAGCAGCCGGCGCGGCAGCTGGCCGAAGCCTTCGCCGCCGTCAGCTTGCGCGCGCCGCGGATTCGCTACCTCAGCGGTACCTTGGCGCGCCCGCTGTTCTATGCCGAGCGTCTGCGCGATGACCTCGCCTTCAACATGTGCCGTGTCGTCGACTGGCACGGCACCCTGCGCACCGCCTACGAACGCGGGGTGCGCCTGCATATCGAACTGCCCCCGGGCCAGGTGCTCACCGGCCTGGCGCGGCGGGTTTTCGAACAGGGTACGCTGGTCGCCTTCGACGGCGCCCGGCTCGACACACTGGACGCCTTGCTGCGTCAGGAGGGCAGCCAGAGCCGATAG
- the madL gene encoding malonate transporter subunit MadL gives MIIFGVAFLALCTLTGIFAGELLGKLLGVPANVGGVGIAMVLLILLGSYLKKRGLFNMETEQGVKFWSAVYIPIVVAMAAQQNVYGALSGGPMAILAGVAAVAVAFALVPVLDRIGRKKPEADEAKPLTAEG, from the coding sequence ATGATCATCTTTGGTGTGGCCTTCCTGGCCTTGTGTACCCTCACCGGCATTTTCGCCGGCGAGCTGCTGGGCAAACTGTTGGGCGTACCGGCAAACGTCGGCGGCGTGGGTATCGCCATGGTCCTGCTGATTCTGCTCGGCAGCTACCTGAAGAAGCGCGGCCTGTTCAACATGGAAACCGAACAGGGGGTGAAATTCTGGAGTGCCGTGTACATCCCGATCGTGGTCGCGATGGCTGCGCAACAGAACGTCTACGGCGCCCTCAGCGGCGGCCCGATGGCCATTCTCGCCGGTGTGGCGGCTGTCGCCGTGGCCTTCGCGCTGGTGCCGGTGCTCGACCGGATCGGCCGAAAAAAGCCTGAAGCCGATGAAGCCAAGCCACTGACCGCGGAGGGTTGA
- the madM gene encoding malonate transporter subunit MadM — protein MYESLMKVITGYGLISGFAIIGATMWISYWLSDKLTKGRLHGSAVAILIGLLLSYIGGVVTGGQKGLVDIALFSGIGLLGGAMLRDFAIVATGFGVSVEELKRAGLVGVLALFVGVFSSFVAGVAVAMAFGYTDAVSLTTIGTGAVTYIVGPVTGAAIGASSEVMALSIAAGLVKAILVMIATPFVAPMIGLNNPRAAVIFGGLIGTSSGVAGGLAATDARLVPYGCLTAAFYTALGCLLGPSLLFFVMRGLLG, from the coding sequence ATGTACGAGTCCCTCATGAAAGTGATCACCGGCTATGGCCTGATCAGCGGCTTCGCCATCATCGGCGCGACCATGTGGATCTCCTACTGGCTGTCCGACAAGCTCACCAAGGGCCGCCTGCACGGCTCGGCGGTGGCCATCCTCATCGGCCTGTTGCTGTCGTACATCGGCGGCGTGGTGACCGGCGGGCAGAAGGGCCTGGTGGATATCGCGCTGTTCTCCGGCATCGGCCTGCTCGGCGGCGCCATGCTACGTGACTTCGCCATCGTCGCCACCGGTTTCGGCGTCAGCGTCGAGGAACTCAAGCGCGCCGGTCTGGTGGGTGTGCTGGCGCTGTTCGTCGGCGTGTTCTCCTCTTTCGTCGCCGGTGTCGCGGTGGCCATGGCATTCGGCTACACCGACGCGGTCAGCCTGACCACCATCGGCACGGGCGCTGTGACCTACATCGTCGGCCCGGTGACCGGCGCGGCGATCGGCGCCAGCTCCGAGGTGATGGCGCTGTCGATCGCCGCGGGCCTGGTCAAGGCGATTCTGGTGATGATCGCGACGCCGTTCGTGGCGCCGATGATCGGCCTGAACAACCCCCGTGCCGCGGTGATCTTCGGCGGCCTGATCGGCACCTCCAGCGGTGTGGCCGGCGGCCTGGCGGCCACCGATGCCCGCCTGGTGCCCTACGGCTGCCTGACTGCGGCGTTCTACACCGCGCTGGGTTGCCTGCTCGGGCCGTCGCTTCTGTTCTTCGTCATGCGTGGATTGTTGGGCTGA
- a CDS encoding methyl-accepting chemotaxis protein, whose amino-acid sequence MNSLKVSHKLALGFAAVLALTIAVALIGIYGMDALISRSDKAQSAARLLDEANRIRYAQVAFETRGDPRHVEAVEQSVARVVELVQQQKAEFSDPQDLQRLEAIANKAQHYRQRFLELAGLWERKVKTRSSWVAAGNTSDALIAELEARWAGTPDAPVMHEDPRSAAIGLQAGEVSKHNRMVRFMVRGYLMTETEQSLQQLQQQFSTLQAAVDRLDTQLAGTPGVDLQPLRDSVATYIRQFGQLPPIVAAQAQAREEMQSIFDSIYRNTSEIVQIQTDKRSAEAGQKKALLLAITLLAVALGSLISWLIVRQLTQPLAQAVAIAARIGAGDMTEQPRQRRSDEFGQLLDALDRTRDNLRDLIGRMSGITGQLASAAEELSAVTEQTSAGIQSQRLETDQVATAMHEMAATVQEVARNADEASSAAQHADRQAAQGDVVVQRALTQIDRLSSQVGLSAEAMAQLNQETAGISTVLTVINGIAEQTNLLALNAAIEAARAGDAGRGFAVVADEVRGLALRTQQSTAQIEELIGNLQKGALHASSLMDSSRGLADETVRLARDVGDELQAITRTISTIQAMNMQIATASEEQSSVAEDINRSVLSVRDVAEQSAAAAQQTAASTVQLARLGSELQELTARFQV is encoded by the coding sequence ATGAACTCTCTCAAGGTCAGTCACAAACTGGCCCTCGGCTTCGCCGCCGTTCTGGCGCTGACCATCGCCGTTGCACTGATCGGTATCTATGGCATGGATGCACTGATCTCGCGCAGCGACAAGGCGCAGAGCGCGGCCAGGTTGCTCGACGAGGCCAACCGCATCCGTTACGCCCAGGTCGCCTTCGAGACCCGCGGCGATCCCAGGCATGTCGAGGCGGTCGAACAGTCCGTGGCCCGGGTCGTCGAGCTGGTGCAGCAGCAGAAGGCTGAATTCAGCGATCCGCAGGACCTGCAGCGTCTGGAGGCGATCGCCAATAAGGCCCAGCACTACCGCCAGCGCTTCCTCGAACTGGCCGGGCTCTGGGAACGCAAAGTGAAGACGCGCAGCAGCTGGGTCGCGGCCGGCAATACGTCCGACGCACTGATCGCCGAGCTGGAGGCCCGCTGGGCTGGCACGCCGGACGCACCGGTCATGCATGAGGATCCGCGCAGCGCAGCCATCGGCCTGCAGGCCGGTGAAGTCTCCAAGCACAACCGCATGGTGCGCTTCATGGTGCGCGGCTATCTGATGACCGAGACCGAGCAGTCGCTGCAGCAATTGCAGCAACAGTTCAGCACGCTGCAGGCGGCGGTGGACAGGCTGGATACCCAGCTGGCCGGCACCCCTGGCGTCGACCTGCAGCCTCTGCGTGATTCGGTGGCGACCTATATCCGCCAGTTCGGCCAGTTGCCGCCGATCGTCGCCGCCCAGGCGCAGGCGCGCGAAGAAATGCAAAGCATCTTCGACAGCATCTACCGCAACACCAGCGAAATCGTGCAGATTCAGACCGACAAGCGCAGCGCCGAAGCCGGGCAGAAGAAAGCGCTGCTGCTGGCGATCACGCTGCTGGCGGTGGCGCTGGGATCGCTGATCAGCTGGCTCATCGTGCGTCAGCTGACGCAACCGCTGGCCCAGGCCGTGGCGATCGCCGCACGCATCGGTGCCGGCGACATGACCGAGCAGCCGCGGCAGCGACGCAGCGACGAGTTCGGCCAGCTGCTCGATGCGCTGGACCGCACCCGTGACAATCTGCGTGACCTGATCGGCCGCATGAGCGGCATCACCGGCCAGCTGGCCAGCGCGGCAGAGGAGCTTTCGGCGGTGACCGAACAGACCAGCGCGGGCATCCAGAGCCAGCGCCTGGAGACCGATCAGGTCGCCACCGCCATGCACGAGATGGCCGCGACCGTGCAGGAGGTGGCGCGCAATGCCGACGAGGCATCCAGCGCCGCGCAGCATGCCGACCGCCAAGCGGCGCAGGGTGATGTGGTGGTGCAGCGGGCCCTGACGCAGATCGACCGCCTGTCCTCCCAGGTCGGGCTGTCGGCCGAGGCAATGGCGCAGCTGAACCAGGAAACGGCCGGCATCAGCACAGTGCTCACGGTGATCAACGGCATTGCCGAGCAGACCAACCTGCTTGCCCTCAATGCCGCCATCGAAGCGGCTCGTGCCGGTGACGCCGGTCGCGGTTTCGCCGTGGTGGCCGACGAGGTGCGCGGCCTGGCGTTGCGCACCCAGCAGTCCACGGCGCAGATCGAGGAGCTGATCGGCAACCTGCAGAAGGGCGCGCTGCATGCCTCCTCGCTGATGGACAGCAGCCGCGGCCTGGCAGATGAGACGGTCAGGCTGGCGCGTGATGTCGGCGACGAGCTGCAGGCCATTACCCGCACGATCTCAACCATCCAGGCGATGAACATGCAGATCGCCACGGCGTCGGAAGAGCAGAGTTCGGTGGCCGAAGACATCAACCGCAGCGTGCTCAGCGTGCGCGATGTGGCCGAGCAGTCGGCGGCTGCCGCGCAGCAGACCGCGGCCTCGACGGTGCAGCTGGCGCGGCTGGGCAGCGAGCTGCAGGAGCTGACCGCGCGCTTCCAGGTCTGA